A single window of Prochlorothrix hollandica PCC 9006 = CALU 1027 DNA harbors:
- a CDS encoding MFS transporter yields the protein MSTSLNLQPSTSRQARPLHPWISRILKGFNLRPEEVERTLWMFIFYMAFSMGMTWLEASSIALFLSEYGAEFLPWIAVVTALTGSVMGATYSWLQRVLPLRTLVVLVPTAMAAVLLLLRVGLSFSNVLILNLSVLSLTIFLLRLWAEALFTISELNTAIAANQLFNIREIKRTYPIISSGVLVADVVSGFALPLLLLALGGETAGLHNVIVVASLMMIGGCGALLYLSNRYEQAFPNTVGRIQSIDQVELTSRRIRGPLKRYTTALVLFFVFAQLLLVLIEFQFYFQLGERYDAAQIASFLGLFNGVLGLFEITTQWFLSSRLIERWGVFLTASILPGFIVLLSFLSLTQIISLLSGLLFLKFFDELLRYTLIASTGPVLFQPIPDYVRSQIQSMRGISDPIASGIMGAIILFSLWYLQRFYPGSPDLRNYFFLALTVFFGVIWIYSVWLLRRGYVRLLVLSAERGQLSGANFDLRALKQAVIGALENNSPEAEKRSCIELLSQLYPESVAEVLAPLLRRFTPKLQYQSLELMLEHPDPNYLGDVRELLDASVPPDVLAVALRYVWLTESDPKLDQLRRYLRPEVDATVRATAGALMLRLGSPQQRAEATQTLRRMLTHKRERERVKGCEALGDAVHMQALRLYIPDLLQDPSLRVRQAILEAIAATRIEEYYPSLIRGLYYSSTRESSMVGLVRLDNAVLPQLVALASNAHKPTVVRIQAWNVIGKIGTLEALDQLVVNLTASWGDTRRNILQILLKLPYENGINAVLDRLDGRRGVEDLVDQELILVGKLHAATLDLPPEELGGLEADLLRRAIEDQQSDAIDRIFLLLRFLYPASAIQAADFCLRSNVLGSIARGIEILDNTLDIPNKRKLLVILDKRPVLEKFQALADLLDREDTDRLAPSGRLRKLLDSSDYLGDWLLACCFHVARRYRWSIAPDKALGSLRHPTGFVREAVISYIAMASPRALYKLLPLIQTDPAPLVAAQAHVLLGHIEEQRRIQGTSTPAFMPSGTP from the coding sequence ATGTCTACTAGTCTCAATCTCCAGCCTTCAACCTCTCGCCAAGCCCGCCCCCTTCACCCCTGGATCAGTCGCATCCTCAAGGGGTTCAATCTGCGACCCGAAGAGGTGGAACGAACCCTGTGGATGTTCATCTTCTACATGGCGTTTTCCATGGGTATGACCTGGCTAGAAGCCAGTAGTATCGCCCTCTTTCTCAGTGAGTATGGCGCTGAGTTTTTACCTTGGATTGCCGTAGTCACGGCTCTGACAGGCTCTGTCATGGGGGCCACCTACTCCTGGTTACAGCGGGTTTTGCCCCTACGAACCCTGGTGGTGTTGGTGCCCACGGCCATGGCTGCGGTGTTGTTGCTGCTGCGCGTGGGGTTAAGTTTTTCCAACGTTTTGATCCTTAACCTGTCGGTTCTGAGCCTGACTATTTTTTTGTTGCGGCTCTGGGCCGAAGCCCTGTTCACGATTAGCGAGTTGAACACGGCGATCGCCGCCAACCAGCTTTTTAATATTCGGGAAATTAAGCGCACCTACCCCATCATTAGTAGTGGGGTACTGGTGGCGGATGTGGTCAGTGGTTTTGCCTTGCCCCTCCTGTTGTTGGCCCTGGGGGGAGAGACGGCGGGCTTGCACAATGTCATCGTTGTCGCCTCTCTGATGATGATCGGCGGCTGTGGGGCGTTGTTGTACCTGTCCAATCGCTATGAGCAGGCGTTCCCCAACACCGTGGGCCGCATCCAAAGTATCGATCAGGTGGAACTCACCTCTCGCCGCATCCGGGGTCCCCTGAAGCGCTACACCACGGCATTGGTGCTGTTTTTTGTTTTTGCCCAACTGCTATTGGTGCTGATTGAATTCCAGTTTTATTTCCAGTTGGGAGAACGGTACGATGCCGCCCAAATTGCCAGCTTTTTAGGGCTTTTTAATGGAGTTTTGGGCCTTTTTGAAATTACTACCCAATGGTTTCTCTCCAGTCGCCTCATTGAGCGGTGGGGGGTATTTTTGACGGCTTCGATTTTACCGGGCTTTATTGTTCTCCTCAGTTTCCTGTCCCTGACCCAAATCATCAGCCTCTTAAGCGGCCTGCTGTTTCTTAAGTTTTTTGATGAACTGCTGCGCTACACCTTGATTGCCAGCACGGGTCCCGTGCTGTTCCAGCCCATTCCAGACTATGTGCGATCGCAAATCCAATCGATGCGGGGCATTTCCGACCCCATTGCCTCCGGCATCATGGGGGCTATTATTCTCTTCTCTCTGTGGTACTTGCAACGGTTCTATCCGGGATCCCCAGACCTGCGTAACTACTTCTTCTTGGCTCTCACGGTCTTTTTCGGGGTGATTTGGATTTATTCCGTGTGGCTGTTGCGGCGAGGCTATGTGCGCCTACTGGTGTTAAGTGCCGAACGAGGCCAGTTGAGCGGGGCTAATTTTGATTTGCGGGCCTTGAAACAGGCGGTGATTGGCGCGTTGGAGAACAACAGCCCGGAGGCGGAAAAGCGATCGTGCATTGAACTGCTGAGCCAGTTGTATCCGGAAAGTGTGGCGGAAGTGTTAGCTCCCCTGCTGCGGCGCTTCACCCCCAAGCTCCAATACCAGAGCCTGGAACTGATGCTGGAACACCCCGATCCCAACTATCTGGGGGATGTGCGGGAATTACTGGATGCGTCGGTGCCCCCCGATGTCCTGGCGGTGGCCCTGCGCTATGTGTGGCTAACGGAGTCGGATCCCAAGCTGGACCAACTGCGGCGCTATTTGCGGCCTGAGGTGGATGCCACGGTACGGGCCACGGCGGGAGCGTTGATGTTGCGCCTGGGCAGTCCCCAGCAGCGGGCGGAGGCGACCCAAACCCTACGGCGGATGTTAACCCATAAGCGGGAACGGGAACGGGTCAAAGGCTGCGAAGCCCTGGGGGATGCGGTGCATATGCAGGCGTTACGCCTTTATATCCCGGATCTGTTGCAGGATCCCTCGTTGCGGGTTCGACAGGCTATTTTGGAGGCGATCGCCGCCACTCGCATCGAAGAATATTACCCCTCCCTGATTCGGGGGCTGTACTACAGTTCGACGCGGGAATCCTCCATGGTGGGCTTGGTTCGCCTGGATAATGCCGTCTTGCCCCAGTTGGTGGCCTTGGCCTCCAATGCCCATAAGCCGACGGTGGTACGGATCCAGGCTTGGAATGTCATCGGTAAAATTGGCACCTTGGAAGCCCTGGATCAGTTGGTGGTCAATTTAACCGCCAGTTGGGGGGATACCCGCCGTAATATTTTGCAAATTTTGCTGAAGTTGCCCTATGAGAACGGCATCAATGCGGTTCTGGATCGCCTGGATGGGCGGCGCGGGGTGGAAGATTTGGTGGATCAGGAGTTAATTTTGGTGGGCAAACTCCATGCCGCCACCCTCGATCTTCCCCCAGAGGAACTAGGGGGTCTGGAAGCTGATTTATTACGCCGAGCCATTGAGGATCAGCAGTCTGATGCCATCGATCGCATCTTTTTGTTACTGCGTTTTCTCTACCCCGCCAGTGCCATCCAAGCCGCCGACTTCTGTTTGCGCTCCAATGTTTTGGGCAGCATTGCCCGAGGCATTGAAATTCTGGACAATACCCTGGATATTCCCAATAAGCGTAAACTCTTAGTGATCTTAGACAAGCGGCCTGTCCTGGAAAAGTTCCAAGCCTTGGCGGACTTGCTGGATCGAGAGGATACCGATCGCCTCGCCCCCAGTGGCCGCCTGCGCAAGTTACTGGACTCCAGCGACTACCTAGGGGATTGGCTGTTGGCCTGCTGTTTCCACGTTGCCCGTCGTTATCGCTGGAGCATTGCCCCGGACAAAGCCCTAGGTTCCCTGCGCCACCCCACTGGCTTTGTGCGGGAGGCGGTCATTAGCTACATTGCCATGGCCTCTCCCCGTGCCCTCTACAAGCTCCTACCCCTGATTCAAACTGACCCCGCTCCCTTGGTGGCGGCTCAGGCCCATGTTTTGCTGGGACACATTGAAGAACAGCGGCGAATCCAGGGAACATCGACCCCCGCTTTTATGCCCAGTGGGACTCCATGA
- the rimK gene encoding 30S ribosomal protein S6--L-glutamate ligase, with product MRIAILSQKASLYSTARLREAGELAGYEVKVIDYLRCYMNITAHKPQVVYQGQPLEGFDAVIPRIGASRTFYGTAVVRQFEMMGVYTTNSSQAISRSRDKLRCLQILAKQGLGLPVTGFAHSTKDIDGLIDIVGGAPLVIKMLEGTQGIGVVLAETYHAAKSVIEAFRGMDANILVQEFISEAGGMDIRCFIVGDKVVASMKRQGAPGEFRSNLHRGGTAEKIKLTPEERSTALRAAKAMGLQVAGVDLLRSNHGPVVMEVNSSPGLEGIEEATGVNVAGKIIQFIEKAVNSGQSGDRGKY from the coding sequence GTGCGCATTGCCATTCTGTCCCAAAAGGCTTCCCTCTATTCCACGGCCCGTTTGCGGGAGGCCGGAGAACTCGCTGGCTATGAGGTGAAGGTTATCGACTATCTGCGCTGTTACATGAATATTACGGCCCATAAGCCCCAGGTAGTGTATCAAGGGCAACCCTTGGAGGGGTTTGACGCGGTTATTCCCCGCATTGGCGCGTCCCGCACGTTTTATGGCACGGCGGTGGTGCGGCAGTTTGAAATGATGGGGGTCTACACCACCAATTCCTCCCAGGCTATTTCCCGATCGCGGGATAAATTGCGCTGTTTACAAATCCTGGCCAAACAAGGTTTGGGATTACCGGTGACCGGCTTTGCCCACTCCACCAAGGATATTGACGGTCTCATTGACATTGTGGGGGGTGCCCCCTTGGTGATCAAAATGCTGGAGGGAACCCAGGGAATTGGGGTGGTCTTAGCGGAAACCTACCATGCGGCCAAGTCGGTGATTGAAGCCTTCCGGGGCATGGATGCCAATATTTTGGTGCAGGAGTTCATCAGCGAGGCGGGGGGCATGGATATTCGCTGCTTTATCGTCGGCGATAAGGTGGTGGCCTCCATGAAACGGCAGGGGGCACCGGGGGAGTTTCGCTCCAATTTGCACCGGGGGGGCACAGCGGAAAAAATCAAGCTAACCCCGGAGGAACGCAGTACGGCCCTGCGGGCTGCCAAGGCCATGGGGCTACAGGTGGCGGGGGTGGATTTGTTGCGATCGAACCATGGACCGGTGGTGATGGAGGTCAATTCTTCCCCCGGCCTAGAGGGCATTGAGGAAGCCACGGGGGTTAATGTGGCGGGCAAGATTATTCAGTTCATTGAAAAGGCTGTCAATTCAGGGCAAAGCGGCGATCGAGGCAAGTACTAA
- a CDS encoding DUF928 domain-containing protein, which translates to MGSTPTLQAWGWISASLIPSSLISASLISATFTVCTLSPAQALSFKPPAESVPANSLGGGVRGKVQFTAPSSAAPVNSLGGGVRGRVQFAVPAQATPSDSLGGGTRGGVRFTVPAQATPSDSLGGGTRGGVRFTVPAQAAPRASVSGGSRAADRVADSLAVTPNSATTIAALDPHFETLSRPLEPIALVPDRQYLSYTVSPRPTFFVYMPPMATDGVFFSIQAENGEPLYHTLLQVPADGGIVRFTLPDDAPALALNENYAWFFVPIEAGGTLRPDSPGTVAWIKRVESPLTASDLASSVPTLEQVTQLAQAGIWYDTLAALDQGLQGEPGTSEPLESDLWASEWDDLLQSVGLEAVLYQP; encoded by the coding sequence ATGGGTTCCACCCCAACCCTTCAGGCTTGGGGCTGGATCTCTGCCAGCCTGATCCCTTCCAGTCTGATCTCTGCCAGCCTGATCTCTGCCACCTTCACTGTCTGTACCCTTAGCCCAGCCCAAGCCCTGTCCTTCAAACCCCCCGCTGAGTCTGTGCCTGCCAATAGCTTGGGAGGAGGTGTGCGGGGCAAGGTTCAGTTTACGGCCCCCAGTAGTGCCGCTCCTGTCAATAGCTTAGGGGGCGGAGTCCGAGGCCGTGTCCAGTTTGCCGTGCCAGCCCAAGCCACTCCCAGCGACAGTTTAGGGGGTGGCACCCGTGGCGGTGTTCGCTTCACCGTGCCCGCCCAAGCAACACCCAGCGACAGTTTAGGGGGGGGTACCCGTGGCGGTGTTCGCTTCACGGTTCCGGCTCAGGCAGCCCCCAGGGCCAGTGTCAGTGGCGGCAGTCGAGCAGCAGACAGGGTCGCTGACTCGTTGGCTGTTACCCCTAACTCCGCGACGACGATCGCCGCCCTTGATCCGCATTTTGAGACCCTCTCCCGTCCCCTGGAACCCATTGCTCTGGTGCCCGATCGCCAATACCTGAGCTATACCGTCAGTCCTCGCCCCACCTTTTTTGTCTATATGCCCCCCATGGCCACCGATGGGGTTTTCTTCAGCATCCAAGCTGAAAACGGTGAACCCTTGTACCACACCCTGCTTCAGGTGCCCGCAGACGGGGGTATTGTGCGCTTTACCTTGCCAGACGATGCCCCTGCCCTCGCCCTGAACGAAAACTATGCCTGGTTTTTTGTGCCGATCGAAGCGGGGGGAACGCTGCGCCCTGACAGCCCCGGCACCGTGGCTTGGATTAAACGGGTGGAATCTCCCCTAACTGCCTCGGATCTCGCCTCCTCTGTCCCAACCTTGGAGCAGGTGACCCAACTGGCCCAGGCGGGTATCTGGTACGACACCCTCGCTGCCTTGGATCAGGGACTGCAAGGGGAACCGGGCACCTCTGAACCCCTGGAGTCAGACCTGTGGGCTTCGGAATGGGACGATCTCTTGCAGTCTGTGGGCTTGGAAGCCGTCCTGTATCAACCTTAG
- the rimP gene encoding ribosome maturation factor RimP, with protein sequence MVHPLIPAILTLANPVATSLGLEIVQAVLQTNQSPPVLRIDIRHPSRDVVLEDCALMSRTLDEVLDGAEIIPSAYVLEVSSPGIPDDLTTDREFTSFKGFPIAVHLKASAKGTPQRQGLLVGRDDTHVHLNQKGRLIKILRSDVETVRLLDSDLEP encoded by the coding sequence ATGGTTCACCCCCTGATTCCCGCCATTCTGACCCTGGCCAACCCCGTAGCCACCTCCCTCGGCCTGGAAATTGTCCAGGCTGTGCTCCAGACTAACCAAAGCCCCCCCGTTCTCCGCATCGATATTCGCCACCCTAGCCGTGATGTTGTCCTGGAAGACTGTGCGCTGATGAGCCGGACCTTGGATGAAGTGCTGGATGGGGCTGAAATTATCCCCAGTGCTTACGTTTTGGAGGTGTCGAGTCCCGGCATTCCCGATGACCTGACCACCGATCGCGAGTTTACGTCCTTCAAAGGGTTTCCGATCGCAGTGCACCTCAAGGCTTCGGCCAAGGGCACCCCACAACGGCAAGGGCTGCTGGTGGGTCGGGACGACACCCATGTTCACCTCAACCAGAAAGGCCGGTTGATCAAGATTCTGCGATCGGACGTGGAAACCGTGCGTCTCTTAGACAGCGACCTAGAACCCTAA
- the nusA gene encoding transcription termination factor NusA: MTMVSLPNLQTMIEAISEQKKLPTSVVEAALKEALLKGYERYRRTQHMGNTHFEEEYFENFEVELDVDGEGFRVLATKSIVEEVTSTDHEIALREVQEVAPEAQMGDTVVLDVTPEKEDFGRMAAIQTKQVLAQKLRDHQRRLIQEEFQDLEDPVLSAKVLRFERQSVVLAVSSGFGRPEVEAELPRREQLPNDNYRANSTFKVFLREVADIPRRGPQIIVSRANAGLVVYLFENEVPEIQDGIVRIVAVAREANPPSRHVGPRTKIAVDTLEKDVDPVGACIGARGSRIQVVVNELRGEKIDVIRWSLDPATYIANALSPARVDDIHLVNSEMRQAHVLVHEDQLSLAIGKDGQNVRLAAKLTGWKIDIKDTAKYEFNPELWATPVLNRDYDEEDPGQDDNADDEDAESTLDPEPLDLDNHDLDNHDLDNHDLDNHQAEEPENLEATPETDTHNAVADNAVAHQNLGLAPGEDLSTPPGAEVEAEPEEAEPEDAEPEEAEPEDAEPEEAEPEEAEPEEAEPEL, translated from the coding sequence ATGACCATGGTTAGCTTGCCCAATCTGCAAACAATGATTGAGGCCATTAGTGAACAAAAAAAACTGCCCACATCCGTCGTGGAAGCAGCCTTGAAAGAAGCCCTCCTCAAAGGCTATGAGCGCTACCGCCGCACCCAGCACATGGGTAATACCCACTTTGAGGAAGAATACTTTGAGAACTTTGAAGTGGAACTGGATGTGGATGGAGAAGGCTTCCGGGTTCTAGCCACCAAAAGCATTGTGGAAGAGGTCACCAGCACCGACCATGAAATCGCCCTGCGGGAAGTGCAGGAAGTCGCCCCAGAAGCCCAAATGGGGGATACGGTGGTGCTGGATGTGACCCCCGAAAAAGAAGACTTCGGTCGCATGGCAGCCATCCAAACCAAACAGGTTTTAGCCCAAAAACTGCGGGATCATCAGCGGCGTTTAATCCAAGAAGAATTCCAGGATCTAGAAGACCCTGTGCTCTCCGCCAAGGTGCTGCGGTTTGAGCGGCAATCCGTGGTCCTAGCCGTCAGCAGTGGCTTTGGCCGCCCAGAAGTGGAAGCAGAACTACCCCGCCGGGAACAACTCCCCAACGATAACTACCGGGCCAATTCCACCTTTAAGGTCTTCCTGAGGGAAGTGGCTGATATTCCCCGCCGGGGTCCCCAAATCATCGTCTCCCGCGCCAATGCAGGACTGGTGGTGTACCTGTTTGAAAATGAAGTGCCGGAAATTCAAGACGGCATTGTGCGCATTGTGGCCGTCGCCCGAGAAGCCAACCCCCCCTCCCGCCATGTGGGTCCCCGCACCAAAATCGCCGTGGACACCCTGGAAAAAGACGTAGATCCCGTGGGAGCCTGCATTGGGGCGCGGGGATCGCGCATTCAAGTGGTGGTCAACGAACTGCGGGGCGAAAAGATTGATGTCATTCGCTGGTCCCTGGATCCGGCCACCTACATTGCCAATGCCTTAAGTCCGGCACGGGTGGATGACATTCACTTGGTTAACTCCGAAATGCGCCAAGCCCATGTTTTGGTCCATGAGGATCAACTGAGCTTAGCCATCGGGAAAGACGGCCAAAATGTTCGCCTTGCTGCTAAGCTGACGGGTTGGAAAATTGACATCAAAGATACGGCCAAATATGAGTTTAATCCTGAGCTTTGGGCTACGCCGGTTCTGAACCGGGACTATGACGAGGAGGATCCGGGTCAGGATGATAACGCTGACGATGAAGACGCTGAGTCTACCTTAGACCCAGAACCCTTAGATCTAGATAACCATGACCTCGATAACCATGACCTCGATAACCATGACCTAGATAACCATCAGGCCGAAGAACCAGAAAACCTGGAGGCAACCCCAGAGACGGATACCCATAATGCCGTAGCCGATAATGCCGTAGCCCATCAAAATCTAGGGTTAGCCCCAGGAGAAGACCTCAGCACTCCCCCAGGGGCAGAGGTAGAAGCTGAACCTGAAGAGGCTGAACCTGAAGACGCTGAACCTGAAGAAGCTGAACCTGAAGACGCTGAACCTGAAGAAGCTGAACCTGAAGAAGCTGAACCTGAAGAAGCTGAACCTGAACTATAG
- a CDS encoding ATP-dependent zinc protease family protein has product MTPQSPTNPAPKPPPFSPLPILGWREWVAFPDLALPRIKAKIDTGARSSALHAFDVKTWIENDQAMVRFKVHPYQRDSHRTIGAIAPLLERRPVRSSNGHVEERPVIQTTIVLGGQSWPLELTLTNRDVMGFRMLLGRQAIRHRFLIDPGRSFIQSPAP; this is encoded by the coding sequence TTGACCCCTCAATCTCCCACAAATCCCGCCCCAAAACCTCCCCCCTTCTCCCCCCTGCCCATCTTAGGCTGGCGAGAATGGGTGGCTTTCCCCGATCTAGCCCTGCCTCGCATTAAAGCCAAAATTGATACGGGGGCGAGGTCTTCGGCTCTCCATGCCTTTGATGTCAAAACCTGGATCGAAAATGACCAAGCGATGGTGCGGTTTAAGGTGCATCCCTATCAGCGGGATAGCCATCGGACTATTGGCGCGATCGCGCCCCTCTTGGAACGTCGCCCGGTGCGCAGTTCCAATGGCCATGTGGAGGAGCGGCCCGTGATCCAGACCACCATTGTTTTGGGGGGGCAATCTTGGCCCCTGGAGCTGACCCTCACCAATCGAGATGTGATGGGGTTTCGGATGTTATTGGGTCGCCAAGCGATTCGACACCGGTTTTTGATTGATCCGGGACGATCGTTTATCCAAAGTCCAGCACCCTAA